TCTGGTCCGGTCTGACCGACCGGTTCTCGGCCAGTTCAACGGTTTGTATCCGGTTTTTAAAATAGCGGTTTCTGTTAGTAAACCGAACCGTTTAACCTGTCGGTTCACGGTCGGACCGGTTCgaccggccggtccggtccgatTTTCAGAACATTGGTTTCAATGTATAtctttcttaattttctttGAGAGGTAAAAGGTAAGAAAGAGAAGCAttgagaaaaagccatagaATGAAAAAGAGTTATTTCAAATTTCTTTTGGTTGTAATTTTTGTCTTGTGTCATATACTTGAGAGGTATTCCTTGCTAAGTTGGGTAAGCACTTAGTATGGTGAGTCTAGGTATTAGTATAGTCAAGTCAAGTTTATGTTGAAGCTTCTATGCCCAGATAGGATTGAGTTTAGTCCTaggaaattggtgtatgtaatacttggATTATAGTGAAAATTCCACCAATGTTGTGGTGGAGACTAAATGTAGGTTACATTGTACAAGACAATTGAAACAAGATATATGGCGgtgtcatcatcatcatcttctttttcttcttcttctctgtttTAGTTCTGTTTTTCTGATTTTTATGAGATAAAACGAAACTGTCTCCTGATTTATCCACTGCACAGATCAACAGAAATCAGGTTTAAAGTTCTTTGATTAAAGGCTCAAAGTTAAAGAAGGTCATAGATTCAACTCTCCCCCTTATCTAATCCTTCTGAAACCTTCAGAGACTATATAAAACTACATGAACCCGCTAGGCAATCCTAAACTCCAAATATACAAGGTTCAAACCTAGGATTTTACTAATTCGAACAGAGTAAATATGCTAAGTTCTCTGCTATACCTATGATCCATAACCTAAGTTCTTCACAACACATCTCAGCATCTCCAATTGATTTAATTCAGTAATCTGTTTAATAGTAGCAAGCACAAATAATAAGATGCAAACACAATTAAGAGCAAATACAACATGTATAGCAATTAGCAGTTAAATAGAAATATTCACATAGGAAAACTAAACACAATATATACATTCAAACAATTGCATATagatgcacatgatgcatgcctgtcctactggCCATGAGCTTACATGTCGATTATACTGTCAAACCCGACAAAAAATCCTGTTGACATCCAAGATCGGTCTCTCGGTGCACATCTCCGAGAGGAACTAATAAGTCATGGTACCATTATCCCAACAAAGAGTGTCGTTTCTCCTTCTTCCGGACGTATAAATGTACCAAATAATGGAGAGTGCTGTCTCACATCAATGGAGTGTGCCGTCTCACCTTTCATCCAAGAGAAATCACGAACAAatgggattaaccaccgtcttTGCCCGAAAAAAGTATCAATGCAATACACAAGCGGGATACCACCCAAACCTTGCTAGTTCAGTCATTCAGACCACAATTCAGTCAAAAATAATGTCTTTAATCAATTTCATAATCAGTAGGTTCATTGACCATAAGCTTTCATCAATTTGACAATAACTTATACTCATTAACCCAAATTTTCATTCAATTTACCAATTTCATTATCTTGTGAGCGGGATAACACCACCGCCCGTACCACAAGCAGGATAAAACCACCATTCCCACAATAATTTCATCTGATTTACCAAGTGTTTTTTTCTGGGAATTAAACAATTCATTTTATTATATCACTTTCCAGTGCATTTGAGGCTTATTTATTAGTTATTCAACTCTATACGAAGGTTAAATGGGTTTATAAACCGACTGGGAAGGCTAAACAGACAAAAATCaacatttcaaaaaattttacacAGTCGTGCGTACGGATACCCCATGTGTACGCacaatttcaatttatttcaaTTCGGATTGCATATCATGCATATGCGCAAATCCCAATTCATGTGTACGCATGCATGGTGAGTATGCGCAGAATCACCACGTTTCAATTCTATTTGAATTTCATGCGTACGTACGCCATGTGTGTATGCACAAGTTCGTTTTCATTCGTTTCTGTTTTATAATTTATGCGTACATATGACCTGTGCATTCGCACAAGATCGTGTTCATGCGTATGCACGATAGGTGTGTACGCACAGATTTAGTTCTGCTAACAAATCTGCAACTTTGTATAATTTGGTTTTTCAGCCCTAATTTTAAACATCAATAACTTTTACTACATTTATCAATTTTCATCCATTCTTAGACTGTTTTAAAGTTCTTATCACTAGctttaatttaagataaatttAATGTGATTTCAAGATTTGAGCACCAAATTATGCCCTCTCAAAGTTGgttaaaattctatttttaccCAAATTTACAAAATGTCCATTTTTagcaattatcaatcaaattcaGTCCAAAACCACCCCAAAGCCATTTCTAAGCATCCTTAGCACctatttatcaatttttaactaTTCAACATCTAATCAATCCAATTTAAATTCAATCATTTTTCCAAAGTTTTCCATCAACAATCAATACTAACAATTCCATTATTCAATCAAATCTCACCAATTcaacaataaattaaaacatgacAATTACCCAATTTACCATAACTTACAAAATTGGGAATACCTCACCCTATGACAGCCTCTAATACAAATTTTCATTTCGTAGCCCTTCATAGGCAATCATACTACATCAATTCAACCAATCATACATATATATCCATATCATAATTCAAGCTACCATCTAACCAATTAATCACAATAACAATCATTTCCATTCAATCCTATGCTAGGGACAATTAACCTagattttcatataattttacATAATATCTATTCAAAACTAAAATCCGTACCTCTTTGACAACATTCTCAAcctcgaaaaaaaattttttccgGCAATTTCCAACTTCAACCGGTCTAAGCCCCACAAAAATTCTCACTAATGTGATCCTTAAAATTCACCCGCACTGAATTTACACCAAACTAATCTATTTCGTACCAATTCAAGACAAACCAATACTGTTCAATCTAATCACATTGAAATTTCATAATATTCACACTAGGTTTTTTACACAAATTTGGAAAAAATTAGGAAAAAGGATTCTCCTACCTTATTTCACATAATTTTGGGCTAAAACTCCACTAGAACTCAAGATAAAGCTCCCCTTAAACATCAAAATCACAATTTTTTCAACATCTCATACCCAAAACGTGAATttagaagagaaaaggaaaaatgaGACAACGATTTCGAAATTTCTTACCACAATATTTAGATAGAATTGAAGAGAAGCTGAGATGAACGCATGGCCACAAACAGATCGTCAATTGAAGCTACGGTTTGGAAGTTATGCAAGATTGAATATAGTGATGAATAGTAAACTTAGGACTTTTCACTCTTTTCTCTACTTTTATCCGTGTCTTTCACTCTTAATGGGTGAAATAATGCTGAATTTGTTAAGTGTGaatggtttataaattttagatttGGACCTAGTAAAATCCGATTTAATTTTTAGTCCGTTAGCCAAAATATTTAAGATAAGTATTTTAATTCATATTCTAAacatttctattttttttattataaatttttaatttttaatctttttcgttcataattaatttattatgtatttatttattatttaaccAAATTTTAACACCACAAAATTGGTTTCCCTTATTAACGGCCTAGATAGAGTATATTATATATTGATTGATTTCATTAAGATGTGGGTCATATGGCAGACCAGTGACCTAACCAAAATAAATTGTCCCCACTTTTCATCCCTTTGTTCATACCACATTACCATCATTATCGATCGTTAtcattaatattattttcaCTTCATTCAATCAATTGATTAAAAATGTGACAATCTTGCTATCATGATTTTGAGCCCTTTGCCACATTCCACTGTAATCACTACGTTACCACCATGCTACATGAAGCATTCGCTGTTTTGATGGATTTGggtcacttttttttttgtcctcTACTTTTTCTAACATAAAATAATAGCCTAACACAAATAAGATACGAACTTTCAACTTTGGCTCCTATAGAAGACATCACTCTCAAATCATGTAAACATGAAGTTAGAGAATGTTAATATACATAATCGATACTTTTCAACATATTTGATGGCCTGCCACACATAAAGTAATGGTAATTATTTTtcataacaaattatttttcatatatataatcGAGGCTAAAAATTGTTTCTTTTCCAAGTATTCTACACATCACCTACATTACAGGAAAAATGAATGCTGAAATCTTTCTATACTAGTAAACTTGGAAGAGTTAGTGCTTACAtggcattttctcaaaattttgatttttttcaaaaataaaatacttttaaatcCTTATTATTTGTTGGTCAAAGAGGGTAAGTATGTATCATTATTGCCACTTCGAAATTCCAATCCACCTTTTccattttttgcttttttttggCAAAACTGTAAGCTATAAATAAAaagcaagaaggaatgagatgcTTCTATTCCACTGTTTGATTTGAAAGCTACACCTCTATCTATTGTTTTGAAACTAATTCTTCACCTAATATGTAGGGGTCCAGTAAGTTATAGAATTCAATGTATATTCTTAGTCAATGagaaccttttttttttttggtcagaGTGAATGAGAACCTGTATTCGATGTTTTTGTTTTTGGGCCACtttttaaaatacttttatGGGTATCCAACACTTGTTATAAGCCCAATAGAAGGTTCAGGATAACATTTAGGTTAAATTGATTATGTATATGCAAAACACGTTACTTAGGGCAAGCAATTGGCGTGGCTTTTGGATATGGAGACCGATGGCAGTAGAGTGACAGCCGTCATCTTCTTACTTTCATTGCAGTGATCGATTCAAGGTAAGATTATGTTTTTTGTACTATTTAATTGTTTGTATCCATTTTTTTGTAATGAACCATAATACATGTTTTGTTATGTCTGGAATTCgattatttgtttatttatatcTTCTTCTTACTATTAAATTGTCTTTATTCATGTTTGTGTGAACTATGGATGGATAATACATGTTTTGTTGAAATCTAAAATTAGATTATTTATGTATAATTATACTGATCTTGTCCcattttagggtttatggtcattcattgaattgaattttgatgaaTAGTGATGTTTCTGAATCTGGGAACTGATGTCATAGTTTAGGTAGGAGATTGTGACGTGTGGtatgcatttttatttttttttccttcttgatGTCAGTTAGAATGATGTTCATGTCATGTTAGTTGGTATATAATATTACAATATATTCTTCTTTTAGATAGATTATGACATTCTCTTCATTGGTTCTTTCCATCTTTTTGCTCTTCTTTCTTCCTATAGAGGTAAACTAAAAGCTAGAGCTACTAATATAAAGGTAAGGTTGAGAACTGGGATGAAGGTGATGGTTGATTTGATGTTTGAGAGAATGAGTGGAGTGGTTGATGTTATCATCTCTGGATATGAGGAAGATTTCAATTGGTAAGCAATGTTGATTTTCCTCCACTATCGCAAAATTTTTGAATTCAAATGTTGAGTTGTTCTTTAGTTTTTGCCTATAAAAGGCTATTGCCTCTCTTCGATATCGTGCACATCATTCTCTACCCCCATCTCTTCTCTGTCTTTCTGCTCTCTTTTCTGTTGTTTGTTCTTTGTTGAGTTTGTTCTGCCTTTCGTAAGTGTGATATTGTGAGATTTGATTGTTTGCAATGAGTCCTCCTTTTGATCCTATCAGTAAGATCGTTCCTCCACGTGAGGCCTGGAGGATCAAAGTTAGGATACTAAGGGCTTGGACTGTACCTAGCTTTGGTAATGCAGATGTTCCAAATTCAATGGAACTTATTCTGGTTGATGAAAATGTGAGCGGTtgatcttttctttttatttgttgtGTTCATATACTTAGtttcttcttattatttttttcaattttttttgttgtgctTTTGTTTTCGTTCTTGATGAGTTGtatgtttttgttcttttggATGTTCATAGTCTACCAAAATCCAGGCCACTATAAGGAAGCAACTAATCCACAAGTTTAAAGATCATCTTCTTGAAGGCAGTTGTTATAAGATGAGCTATTTTGCTGTTGTTTCAAACCAAGGCTCTTATAGAGCTACAAAGCATGAGTTCAAACTCATTTTTCTGTTTCGTACAACAGTGACAACAATTCCTGATGATATAATACCCAAGTCTTGTTTTTCTATATATCCCTTTGAAGACATATTGCAAATGAGTCAGGATCATGACTATTTAGTTGGTGAGTCTTGATCTCGTGTCTTTCAGTTACTTCTTcagtttcttttcttctgaaAATTATTTGTTACATCTTTTTACTCCTATTAACATATCAATGTAGATGTAATTGTCTTTTGACATTGGTTGGGGAAGAGAAAAACTATGACAGGGATGGTAAAACGGTTAAGATGGTGGTTGTCGAACTTTCTTCACAAAAGTTTGTTGCTCTCACCCTTTATTTctatttctatatttatttgTATTCTCATCCATTCTGAAAAAAGTTTCTACTGagttttcctttttttcatGTGTAGGATGATGCTGCGATGCGCATTATTTGGAGAGTACGTGGACCAGTTAAATGATTTTCTTGCTTCTGGTTATGTTGAGCAACCGGTTGTCATTGTTCAACTTGCTAAGATTAAACTTTTTCGAGGTGTTGTAACTGAATGTTATCTTATTGTGTGTACGATTATGTTATCCCGATCTTTAGATCTGTTGACATTCTTTTATTACCCATAGGTCAACCTGGTCTCCAGAATGTTATGAAAGCAACAAAAATTTACTTTAATCCTGATTTGTCAGAAgttattgattttcgaaaaaggtTTGTGTTATCCCTCCCAAATTATCTCTATGTTGCAgtcctttctttgtttttattttattctgtTGATGTGAAACTgaatagtattttttaaatcttaGCATGGTCGAACAAGGGATTAATGGCACTCAACCTTTATTTATTGCGAATGAGGGAAAATTCGTTTCATTGGAGGATGACTTCATGCGCTTAACTAGGCGATCCACAATAGATTAATTACATGATAACAAAgaggtttataaatttatactTTTTTCATTCTGCCCTCTTATGTTTATACATAATTCGTATGTTTGAATATACTTCAAGGTggttttaactaattttttttcctcgattagattattttttttccttcacGTGGTGTTTTGTTGTGCATGGTATGCAGGATGGGAGTTTTGTTATTATGGGTACTATCACTGATATTGTTGAAGAGGGTTGTTGGTGGTATTCCACTTGTGTGTGTGGAAAGGCAGTTTATCCTGAGTCTGGGGTCTATTTTTGTGATgtttgcatgcatcatgtgacAAATGTGATTCCAAGGTTTCTATTTTCATGATTTGTAGCTTTTCAAATAATTACTTCCTTTTTTTGTTTACTTAAATTCTAACAAGgtcttttattaatttttctattttatcgTCATATTGTTATAGGTTCAGACTTAAAGTAGCAGTTTCTGATCATACTGGACAGGGCATATTCGTTTTGTTCGATCGTGAAACAGCTTATTTGCTTAAAAAAGCATGTGCTGACCTTTTTAATGAAGTCCAAAAGGAGCCAACTGTgcgtataattttttatgtccATCTAAATGTTGATCTATAAATagttatcatttttttatgatattattCATTATGATGTAGATGGTGACCTCTCTGATTTTATCCTTATAGGTTCTGTGTGGAGATAGCTATCCTATTACATTTAAAACTTTAGAGGGTAAAAAAGTTTTACTAAAAGTAGATACCAAGTCCCTTGGTATAGACAAATACTTTGGAACCTTTCGTGTAAAAAGGATTTGTGATGACCCAACTATTATTTCTATGTTTGAGCTTGCTGAGAATGAGAACGAAGTGACACCTGTCAaggttattctcttttattgttctttgctttttctttattctttgattcttttatttttttaattgcatTGCTCTTGCTTGAGTGTTTCTTCTTTCATTCTTTATCGAAGGATGCATGTTTTCCTGGGATTGGTTTGGACATAGGTGAACCCTCTTATACACAGCCTACCTCAAAAGATGTTAAGCTTTCAGTCTTGGATAAGGATGAAAGTGTTCCTGGTCTTGATGACATTTCGATAGATATGGACACTAATAGGAAATCTGTTGTTCCTCAAGTTTCTGGCGATGATGATGAGAATCAGGTCTTTAGTGATGAAGTTGGCTCATTGCTCAACTCAGGTGTTGAAGAAACTCAGGTCACTCAGTCTGAACTTTCTATTGAATCAGATCacttattcaatttattattgcattccattttctctttttattcaTTGGTTTtgtgttttctattttttttatctgtCTAGGACTTCCTATCTCATCTTCTGGATAATTCGGACAACATTGATGTTTCTTCTATTTGCAATGATAGTGTGCGTTCCAAAGTGAAGAGAAACCTTGAATCAGATTTTCAGAAAGCCTTGGAGGAAACTGTTGGTCCTTCATCAAAGATGATCAAGGTTGAAGATAATTAGGATGGATAGTTATTTAGCTGAAGTTAGCAGCTTTATTAGGGTTATATGACTTAAATTCCGAATTAGATTTCATATTTCTCATGCTGACTTATATTTGAAGTGtgtccttttttttttgagataTGTCCAACTGTTAGGAGAGTCACAACTTATCCCTTCATGTTTTGGTTGGTCTGTTGTAAGTATTGTTATGCTTTTTTGAATTAGGAAGGGTTTGTGTTAATTTCAAATGTATTCTGCTAAAGATTGGACATATTGTCATGTATTTTGAAGGACATAGGTTATAGTCAGAGTGTGGAATTATAATGTCACTTTTGTGAATGTAAGCAAGCAAGTGTAatgaattttataatattaatggAAGGAAATAGCTCCATTAGTCTTAATTCTTTTGGTTTTTTTCGTATGCTGTCTTTTATTCATTTGTGTTGTTCATGATTAGTTGTTGTTATGCTCCATAATTGCCTTTGAACATGTTTTAATTCAACATATCATATGGTTACAGTAAATTCCAATGTAATAGTCTCATTTGATTGTATTGTAATTGATCGAATGTTTGATTCTATTGCAAGTTTGCTACTATCCTTTTGTATTTGTGCTTATATACTATTTTTCGTTCCTATCGATTTATATCTCAACTTTGATACAGAGTGATATCCATGCGATGGTTAGTCATTATTTCTATTTGTGCTTATAAAAAAATCCAAGCGTGTGTGTGATTCAACAGTTTTCTCAATTACGTATAAAATGATGCGTCATTCTATCTACGTATAAAATGATGTGTCATTCTGTCTTTTTGTAGACTGCTGTCTTTTACTTCCTTTAAAATCATGTATTCCAATCCTGCGGCTTCGAGGTTGAAAAGAATTAACATTTTGAAAAGGAAGAAAGCATTGAAATCTGGGAATATAAGAGGTGTGTTGCCCTTCTTTTTACTTGGTTAGAGTCGGTCATAGTTATTAATATAAGTTGATtggttttacttttatttcCTATTTATTTCTTCTATCCATGGCTGGTTCGTTCTTAGTTGCTAAAAGGAAACTTGGAGATAAAGCCACCGGAATTAATTATGGTAAATGTTTATACGTTCATTTCATAGAATGTGTTACTTTTAATGGAATATATGTTGTTTGTAATTCTCCTATTTATTGGTTAACTTTATTGTTAATTCAATATAGATAAATTATTTAGTTGTCATAACTATATTCTATATTATTCCCGGTATTATTATAAGAAATGAtaaatcatttattttttttaaataaatgataaataattttatagtgTTGATTTGTGTGATTTGATTTCATTTTTGTTTGGTTTGAAATTGTAGAAGAATTACAAGATATTTTAGATCCTTCTATCAGTATTTCACCTGTTGATGTTGCTGCTGATCATCCATTATTTGCACAAAGTGAAATGCAAGGTTAGGTTATTcaattttttcatctttttaagTTATGCTTAGGTTCAAccttttattaaattagttatggttaactttaaattatttttaattcatatgTTACCATAAGTCTAGCTAACTTTTCttccatttcttttctttaacatttttttcaacagtgtctataaaaaaaatgttgaatatattttttttttagaaaaatctcCTTTAATAtatttcttagaaaaatataataagtaGTTTTTTACaaagttatatatttttaaaaattttaataatgttatttttttaaaagcagCTTTTTTTTGGATAATCATAACAAGCAGCAAGTGCTTTagatttttgatttttttttttaaataacacaGTCTTATCTCCTAAGTcgtttaaaaaaaatcttctttaatatattttttagaaagaTATAAGAAgtttttttagataatttttttactaaaccAACTTTTTTAAGAAAGAATTAGTTTTTCTTGCAAACAAAGTTATGATAACAACTTCTAGCtattcaattatatttttaaaaattattaactgtaaactattttttaaaagcAACTTTTCTTAGCATAAAGGATAATCATAACAAGCAGCAAGtgttttagttttatatttttaacctTTTTAAGTTTTTCTTTTATCTTAAATAAACCAGTCTTACAtaataaattagttaaaaaaaaaaacttctttaatatatcttttggaaaaatataagaagtatttcaatagaattttttttttctaaaacaaCCTTTTTAAGGAAGAAAAAGGTTTTCTTAAAAACAAAGTTATAGTAACAACTTCTaactatttaattatattttcaaaagTTTAAATGGAATTCTTTTAAAGGCATTTTTTAAAGCATAAAGTGTAACCATAACAAGTAGCAAGTATTTTAGTCTAatatttttacttcttttttaagtttttctttttttaaaaaattaaaccaaTCTTACACcataaatcattttaaaaaaaaatcttttttaatataGATAAATTATTTAGTTGTCATAACTATATTCTATATTATTACCGGTATTATTATAAGAAATGAtaaatcatttattttatttaaataaatgataaataattttatagtgTTGATTTGTGTGATTTGATTTCATTTTTGTTTGGTTTGAAATTGTAGAAGAATTACTAGATATTTTAGATCCTTCTATCAGTATTTCACCTGTTGATGATGTTGCTGCTGATCATCCATTATTTGCACAAAGTGAAATGCAAGGTTAGGTTATTcaattttttcatctttttaagTTATGCTTAGGTTCAAccttttattaaattagttatggttaactttaaattatttttaattcatataTTAACATAAGTCTAGCTAACTTTTCttccatttcttttctttaacATCTTTTTCAACAGTgtctataaaaaaaatgttgaatatatttttttttagaaaaatctcCTTTAATATATTTCTTAGGAAAATATAATAAGTAGTTTTTTACaaagttatatatttttaaaatttttaataatgttatttttttaaaagcagctttttttttttggataatcATAACAAGCAGCAAGTGTTTtagattttagattttttttaaataacacaGTCTTATCTCCTAAGTcgtttaaaaaaaatcttcttaaatatattttttagaaagaTATAAGAAgtttttttagataatttttttactaaaccAACTTTTTTAAGAAAGAAATAGTTTTTCTTGCAAACAAAGTTATGATAACAACTTCTAGCtattcaattatatttttaaaaattattaactgtaaactattttttaaaagcAGCTTTTCTAGGATAATCATAACAAGCAGCAAGTGtcttagttttatatttttaacctTTTTAAGTTTTTCTTTTATCTTAAATAAACCAGTCTTACAtaataaattagttaaaaaaaatcttctttaatatatcttttagaaaaatataagaagTATTTCaacagaattttttttttctaaaacaaCCTTTTTAAGGAGGAAAAAAGTTttcttaaaaacaaaattacagTAACAACTTCTaactatttaattatattttcaaaagTTTAAATGGAATTCTTTTAAAAGCATTTTTTAAAGCATAAAGTGTAATCATAACAAGCAGCAAGTATTTTAGTCTAatatttttacttcttttttaagtttttctttaaaaaaaaaattaaaccaaTCTTACATcataaatcattttaaaaaaaatcttcttTAATATATCTTTCAGGAACATATAAGGAGTTCTCTagataatttcttttcaaaaataacctttttaatattttttaaaagttgcTTTTCTTAGCATAAAGGATAATCATAACAAGCAGCAagtgttttaattttatatttttaacctttttaagtttttcttttatcttaaataaaccagttttacataataaattagttaaaaaaaatcttctttaatatatcttttggaaaaatataagaagtatttcaatagaattttttttttctaaacaaCCTTTTTAAGGAGGAAAAAGGTTTTCTTAAAAACAAAGTTATAGTAACAACTTCTaactatttaattatattttcaaaagTTTAAATGGAATTCTTTTAAAAGCATTTTTTAAAGCATAAAGTGTAATTATAACAAGCAACAAGTATTTTAGTCTAatatttttacttcttttttaagtttttattttaaaaaaaaaaattaaaccaaTCTTACaccataaattattttaaaaaaaattcttctttaatATATCTTTCACGAAAATATAAGGAGTTCTCTAGatataatttcttttcaaaaacaacctTTTTAAGAAAGACGATTTTTCTTAAAA
The Arachis stenosperma cultivar V10309 chromosome 7, arast.V10309.gnm1.PFL2, whole genome shotgun sequence genome window above contains:
- the LOC130939623 gene encoding uncharacterized protein LOC130939623, whose amino-acid sequence is MATRLVEARVSFFGGARAFAEGKSWRKEWGWGRNACNLFIQRKKETASFLINRPGSGPIDYDILFIGSFHLFALLSSYRGKLKARATNIKVRLRTGMKVMVDLMFERMSGVVDVIISGYEEDFNCKIVPPREAWRIKVRILRAWTVPSFGNADVPNSMELILVDENSTKIQATIRKQLIHKFKDHLLEGSCYKMSYFAVVSNQGSYRATKHEFKLIFLFRTTVTTIPDDIIPKCNCLLTLVGEEKNYDRDGKTVKMVVVELSSQKMMLRCALFGEYVDQLNDFLASGYVEQPVVIVQLAKIKLFRGVVTECYLIDGSFVIMGTITDIVEEGCWWYSTCVCGKAVYPESGVYFCDVCMHHVTNVIPRFRLKVAVSDHTGQGIFVLFDRETAYLLKKACADLFNEVQKEPTVLCGDSYPITFKTLEGKKVLLKVDTKSLGIDKYFGTFRVKRICDDPTIISMFELAENENEVTPVKDACFPGIGLDIGEPSYTQPTSKDVKLSVLDKDESVPGLDDISIDMDTNRKSVVPQVSGDDDENQVFSDEVGSLLNSGVEETQDFLSHLLDNSDNIDVSSICNDSVRSKVKRNLESDFQKALEETVGPSSKMIKVEDN